A region from the Mucilaginibacter sp. CSA2-8R genome encodes:
- a CDS encoding basic secretory protein-like protein, with protein sequence MKKVHCIILLLLAVCYAGKAQTSQVFKKKGYTLTVINQDAAFNDKLREDLINTFWIVYPKLAKEYNPQTSRNVTFIIDTAYNGVAATTDDKVTFSAKYMSTHPQDIDVVTHEVMHIVQAYGNTSGPGWLTEGIADYARYKFGVNNAGAKWSLPAYKATQSYENSYRITARFLAWMESKVKAGIVKKLDSQMRQGTFTDDTWKTLTGKSLNELWAAYSANPVL encoded by the coding sequence ATGAAAAAAGTACATTGTATTATTCTGCTGCTTCTTGCTGTTTGCTACGCAGGCAAAGCTCAAACCTCACAAGTTTTTAAAAAGAAGGGCTACACTTTAACGGTAATTAACCAGGACGCCGCTTTCAATGACAAGCTCAGAGAAGATCTGATTAACACCTTTTGGATCGTTTATCCAAAACTTGCCAAAGAATACAATCCGCAAACATCCAGAAACGTCACTTTTATTATCGACACTGCTTATAATGGCGTAGCTGCTACTACAGATGACAAAGTTACTTTCAGTGCTAAGTATATGAGTACCCACCCGCAGGATATTGATGTTGTTACCCATGAAGTGATGCACATTGTACAAGCATACGGTAATACCAGTGGACCGGGATGGTTAACTGAAGGTATAGCCGATTATGCCCGATATAAATTTGGTGTTAATAATGCAGGTGCTAAATGGTCTTTGCCTGCTTATAAAGCAACGCAAAGTTATGAGAATAGTTATCGTATTACCGCTCGATTTTTAGCCTGGATGGAAAGTAAGGTTAAGGCCGGTATAGTTAAAAAACTGGATAGCCAGATGAGACAAGGTACATTTACAGATGACACCTGGAAAACGTTAACCGGAAAATCATTGAACGAGCTCTGGGCTGCTTATAGTGCTAACCCTGTCCTGTAA